One part of the Georgfuchsia toluolica genome encodes these proteins:
- a CDS encoding MotA/TolQ/ExbB proton channel family protein, with protein MHITHFLKSPGCRRLANFLLLAMVWSLAPMVLAQDNPAPAATLGVGEMFMQAHIVVKAVMIFLALLSLLTWTALVEKLLMFGRARNANARFLEEFRRGAQGHDLPGGNDASAMGRMWLAARDEIDQFRKTHNTMPSPHQADRLLQRLALSAGIVQERELSRLSSMMGVLATIGSTSPFIGLFGTVWGILNSFAHIAVSKSTNLAVVAPGIAEALLATAIGLFAAIPAVMIYNKFVRDINGFVGALDNFSAEMIAVVSRKFDAAG; from the coding sequence ATGCATATCACCCACTTTCTGAAATCGCCGGGATGCCGACGCCTGGCAAATTTCCTGTTGCTCGCGATGGTCTGGAGCCTGGCGCCGATGGTGCTCGCCCAAGACAATCCGGCTCCCGCCGCCACGTTGGGCGTTGGCGAGATGTTCATGCAGGCGCACATCGTCGTCAAGGCGGTGATGATTTTCCTCGCCCTGCTCTCGCTGCTGACCTGGACCGCGTTAGTCGAAAAGCTGCTGATGTTCGGTCGTGCCAGAAACGCCAACGCGAGGTTTCTTGAAGAATTCCGGCGTGGCGCGCAAGGGCACGACCTGCCCGGCGGCAACGATGCAAGCGCAATGGGCCGCATGTGGCTGGCCGCGCGCGACGAGATCGACCAATTCCGCAAGACGCACAACACGATGCCGTCGCCGCACCAGGCCGACCGTCTGCTGCAGCGCCTGGCGCTTTCGGCCGGCATCGTGCAGGAACGCGAGTTGTCGCGCCTCAGTTCGATGATGGGCGTGCTGGCGACGATCGGTTCCACCTCACCCTTTATCGGCCTGTTCGGCACGGTGTGGGGCATCTTGAATAGCTTCGCCCACATCGCGGTCAGCAAGTCGACCAACCTCGCCGTCGTCGCGCCGGGCATCGCCGAAGCCTTGCTCGCCACCGCCATCGGCCTCTTTGCCGCGATCCCGGCGGTGATGATCTACAACAAGTTCGTGCGCGACATCAACGGCTTCGTCGGCGCGCTCGACAACTTCTCGGCGGAAATGATCGCCGTTGTTTCGCGCAAGTTCGACGCCGCGGGCTGA